The following proteins are co-located in the Heliorestis convoluta genome:
- a CDS encoding ABC transporter permease — MESIPKKSVPPETIEQSQEKVPDLPGAFSFFWLKLWRGNPPGLGLLTVAIVTALTMLVPILYVVIRGIQGGADRWLRLLDTRIPILLQNTLSLTFVVTFFALFIGVTLAFLVIRTDLPGRKAWQWLLALPLLIPPYVGAITYIIIFGPTGWIRDWLGSPLFNIYSFWGVAFVLILFTYPYVYLITSAALKRSNLNYEEAARIAGLHYGQVFWKVTLPLLRPAMGAGAILVALYVLSDFGAVAALRYTTFTAAIYFQMGNYDQVAAAILSVLLIAITLVFIWGEAKTREKQRFYQSKGTPRQAPVSELGHYKLPLLFYVIAIFTLAVVLPLAVLFYWSSVGITRGAIDSRFWGFAWNSVFMAGSASVLCMILALPVVYLKSRNPSIVSTFVDKLAYAGYALPGVIVALGIIFVFNQYIPFLYGTAALVIVAYVIRFLPQNMQAAEAALTAVSPRLDEAGRMAGYSPWQVMMRVTLPLITPGLLAGSALVFVSAIKELPATLLLRPPGMDTLAVRIWIDASEGFYQTAAPAALLLVLLSIIPLRWMLKKY; from the coding sequence TTGGAAAGTATACCGAAAAAGTCCGTACCGCCTGAAACAATTGAACAATCCCAGGAAAAGGTCCCTGATCTACCAGGGGCCTTTTCCTTCTTCTGGTTAAAGCTGTGGCGCGGCAATCCACCAGGCCTTGGTCTCCTCACTGTTGCCATTGTGACAGCACTAACCATGCTAGTACCCATTCTCTATGTGGTTATACGGGGAATACAAGGTGGTGCCGATCGCTGGCTTCGACTACTAGATACACGAATTCCTATTCTTTTGCAGAACACACTCAGCTTGACTTTTGTAGTAACCTTCTTTGCCCTGTTCATTGGCGTAACCTTGGCTTTTTTGGTCATTCGAACCGATCTGCCAGGACGTAAAGCTTGGCAATGGTTGCTTGCGTTGCCTCTTTTAATTCCCCCTTATGTAGGAGCGATTACCTATATCATAATTTTTGGCCCTACGGGGTGGATCCGTGATTGGCTTGGAAGCCCTCTTTTTAACATCTATTCTTTCTGGGGTGTCGCTTTTGTTCTGATTCTCTTTACCTATCCCTATGTATACTTGATTACCTCTGCTGCTTTAAAACGATCGAACTTAAATTATGAAGAAGCAGCCAGAATTGCGGGCCTTCACTACGGACAAGTTTTCTGGAAAGTGACGTTGCCGCTTTTACGTCCCGCCATGGGGGCAGGCGCTATTTTGGTGGCCCTTTATGTTCTTTCGGACTTTGGTGCCGTCGCTGCTTTACGCTATACAACGTTTACGGCAGCCATTTATTTTCAGATGGGCAACTATGATCAAGTGGCCGCTGCCATCTTAAGTGTACTCTTAATTGCAATTACCCTGGTATTTATCTGGGGAGAAGCGAAAACAAGAGAAAAACAACGCTTCTATCAATCGAAAGGCACACCGCGACAAGCGCCTGTTAGTGAGCTAGGGCACTATAAGCTGCCTCTGCTCTTTTATGTCATTGCTATCTTCACGCTGGCCGTAGTCTTGCCCTTGGCTGTTCTTTTTTACTGGTCCTCTGTGGGCATTACTCGTGGTGCCATTGATTCTCGCTTCTGGGGTTTTGCTTGGAATAGTGTCTTTATGGCCGGCTCTGCCAGCGTACTCTGTATGATTCTAGCATTGCCCGTTGTATATCTTAAGTCTCGAAATCCTTCTATTGTCAGTACTTTTGTAGATAAGCTTGCTTATGCAGGCTATGCTTTGCCAGGTGTTATTGTCGCCTTGGGGATTATCTTTGTTTTCAATCAGTATATTCCTTTTCTCTACGGCACAGCGGCCTTGGTGATTGTGGCCTATGTGATTCGCTTTTTGCCCCAGAACATGCAAGCGGCTGAAGCGGCTTTAACGGCTGTCTCACCACGACTCGATGAAGCAGGACGTATGGCCGGCTACTCACCCTGGCAAGTGATGATGCGAGTGACCTTGCCTCTGATCACGCCAGGTCTTTTGGCAGGCAGTGCTCTTGTCTTTGTCAGTGCTATCAAAGAGTTGCCAGCGACACTTCTTTTGCGGCCCCCTGGGATGGATACACTGGCCGTTCGAATCTGGATTGATGCGAGTGAAGGCTTTTATCAGACTGCTGCACCAGCCGCTTTGTTGCTTGTGCTCTTATCGATTATTCCTTTACGGTGGATGCTGAAAAAATATTAA